The nucleotide window CTTTCCCCTGTATTTTGGAGGAAGACCCTTGAAAGCCGTGCCGACTCACAAAAACAAGATCCTCGCCGCCCTGGGGCTGAGCACCGCCCTGCTGGTAGCCGCCCCCGTTTCCGCCCTTCCCCAGCACGCCCAGGCCGCTGCTCAGCAGTCCCAGAGCCAGGCCGCCCAGCACACCCAGGCGCTGATAGCCCAGGCCAAGAACTGGCAGAAGGCCAAGGGCGCCAACAAGGCCAAGGCCTATGCCAGGCTTGAGAAGCTGGCCGAAAAGCGCCTGGCGCTGCTGAAAAAACTGGCCGAAAAGCACCCGGACCAGGTGCTGGCGGTGGCCATACCCGAAGACAAGCAGGACCTCTTCCCGCCCAAGGTGCTGGCATTCATCGAGCAGCAGCTGGAAGTGGAAGGTGAGCTGAGCCTGCTCTTTGCCGACGACTTTGAAAACCCCGTCAACAGCCGCCTGGAAGTGGAACTCAAGACACCCTTCGGTGACACCCTGGCCATCAAAGGGGCCGGCCGGGACCAGGCCCTGCAGCATGGCCTGCAGGTCCGGGCCAAGGGCGTCCTGCTGGCCAAGGGCGAGGAAGAGGGCCAGGAGGTCCTGGCGGTGAATCCCGACGACATCCTGTTTCTTGGCGCAGAAAACAGCCCCAGCTACGGCACCACCCCAGGGGCGCCCGCCAACACCTTTGGCGAGCAGCGCACCCTGGTGATGATGGTCAACTTCCAGGACGACCGCAGCGAGCCCTATACCAGGGCCCAGGTGGAAGCCAACTTTGACGAGGTTGATGCCTTTATCCGTGAAGCCTCCTATGGCCAGGCCTGGATGAACACCACTGTGACCAATTGGTTACGCTTGCCTATTTCTGGAAGCACCTGTGACCGCAGCCTGATTGTTCAGGAAGCGGAAAAGGCTGCAGCAGCGTCCGGCTTAAAGGTTTCTGATTTCGATCGCCTGGTTTACACCTGGCCCTATGTTTCCAGCTGTGGTTTCAGCGGTGTCGGCAGTGTGGGCGGAAGCCCGTCAAGGGCCTTCTTTAACGGCATAGATGTGATCAGCCTTTCTCAAACTGCCCATGAAATAGGCCATAACCTGGGCCTGCAGCATTCTCATGACCTGATGTGTAACGGCGAAACACTTGGGGATAACTGCAGTGTGAGGGAATATGGTGATGGTGCAGACCTGATGGGGTCAGGAAAAGGACACTTCAATGTGCACCAGAAGGACCGTTTAGGCTGGCTGGATGGTCGGATCCAAACGGTGACCAGCAGTGGCAGCTACCGGATAGCGCCCCAGGAGTTCGATGCCAGTGCGCCCCTGGCCCTGAAGGTGCTTAAGGGGGTTAATAGCAGCCTGTACAATACCAATGACTGGTACTTTGTCGAATTGCGGCAACCGGTAGGATTCGACTCTCCGCTGGGTAACTATTCGGACTTACATAACCTTACCGATGGGGTGACCATTCATTCCGGTAATGAGCGCTATGGTCACACCAGTTATCTGTTGGATATGAACCCGGGTACCAGTACGTTCTCCGATGCCGCTCTAGAAACGGGGCGGGACTATGTGGATAACGATGCCGGTGTCGTGATCAGCACCCAGTCCGTGGACGGCAGTGGCGCCGAGGTCTATATCGAGGTGGCCGGCGGTGGCGAGCCGGTCTGTACCAGCGCCTCACCCAGCCTGTCGGTTACGCCCGGCCAGAGCCCGTGGGTGGCTGCCGGTACCCAGGTGAGCTACCAGGTGACCCTGACCAATAACGACAGTGCTGCCTGCAGCAGCCGCAGCTTTGCCTTGAGCGCCGCCGTGGCCAGTGGCTGGAGCCGGTACTTTGGCAACAGCGCGCTGACCTTGGCTCCTGGCGCCAGTGCCAGCACCAGCCTGAAGGTGACATCGGCCAGCACCGCGGCAGACGGCTTCTATGACGTGAACGTCAGTGGCGGCGGCGCCAGCCAGACCGTGATCTATGTCGTGGACAGCCCCGCCGGCAACAGCGCCCCCGTGGCCCAGAACGACAGCGCCACCACCGATGCTGGTCAGGCGGTGACCATCAATGTGCTGGCCAACGACAGCGATCCGGATGGCGATACCCTGACCGTCACCTCCGTCAGTGGTGTCAACGGCAGCGCCAAGATCAACAGCAACGGCAGCATCAGCTTTACCCCGGCCTCCGGCTTCAGCGGCACCGAGACCTTCAGCTACAGTGTGTCGGACGGCAAGGGCGGCAGCGACTCTGCGACTGTGACTGTGAATGTGCTGGCCGGTAACAGCGCCCCGGTGGCGGTGAACGACAGTGCCAGCACCCAGGCGGGCCAGAGCGTCACCATCAAGGTGCTGGCCAACGACCATGACCCGGACGGTGACAGCCTGACCATCACGGGCACCAGCGGCGTCAACGGCAGCGCCCGCATCAACAGTGACGGCAGCATCAGCTTTACCCCGGCCAGCGGCTTTAGCGGCACAGAGACCTTTAGCTACAACATCTCGGACGGCAAGGGTGGCAGCGCCAGTGCCAGCGTCAGCGTGACCGTGGCGCCGGCCGAGCCGGCCAATGAGGCACCGATGGCCCTGGCCGACAGTGCCAGCGTCAGCGGCGGCAGCGTGACCATAGCGGTGCTGGGCAACGACTACGACCCGGATGGCGACACCATCAAGGTGGTCAGCGTGACCCAGGGCAGCAAGGGATCGGTGCGCATCAACAGCGACGGCAGCGTTACCTATACGCCTGGCAAGCGCTTCAAGAATGGCGACAGCTTCAGCTATACCATCAGCGACGGCGAGCTGACCGCAACGGCCCAGGTTTCCATAGGTTCCACCAGTTCCGGTGGCGGCAAGGGCAGAGGCAACAAGCACTGATAAAGAAAAGGGCGCCTGACGGCGCCCTTTTTATTGCGTTGCATTGCCTCCTATTGGGGGTCGCCCAATTCACCACCGGCGACGGTCAGCAGGCCGTAGGAGTCACCCACATCCAGCGGTTGAGAGCAGGAAGTGTGGAACTCTACGGTCTGGATCAATTCGCCGGTCTCGGCATCGTAGATCCTGAACAGGGAGGTGGGCGGAACCTTACTGCCATCGGCGCCGGTGTAGGTGAAGGTATCACCCACCATCAGCGTACCAGTGGTAAGGAGCAGCTGTTCCTTATTACCCCTGTTGTCATAGACCTCGATGTAGACCTCCTCGGGCACATAGGCTGGCGGATCCGGATCTATGGTCACGTCACCGGAACCCAGTTGCGGGCCGTTGGAAGCCGGATCGCCGTCGTAGCGGATCTCGAGCTCCTTGGGCCGGCCGAAGTTGCTGATGAAGTTGCCGTCCTCATCAAAGGTGCCGGGACAGAACTCGATCTTGGCATTGACGAAGCGGCAGAAGGCGAAGTCATCGCTGGCCATGGTCAGCGTTGCCTCGCGCAGGTCCAGGTCAATGGACTGGCCGGTCAAGCTCTGGCCCGTTGCCGCGGCACATTGCAGGTCTACAAAGGCCGCATCGGTCGGCATCAGCTCGGCGACGTTCACTTCCACCGTCTGGGTCACATCAGGCACGTCAACCGTGAGTTCGACCGTTGTCGCAAAGGCCTCTGTCGGCATCGCAAAGGGCGAAGCCGCATTTTGGCCAGCCACGGGCAGGACGGGGGTCAGGGTTTCGTCCCAGGCCAGCCCAGGTACGTCGACGATGTTGCTGCTGTCATAGAAGAAGGTCAGCCCTTCGGCATTCTCAAGCACCTTCTCTACGACCAAACGAGCCGGGTTGGGTGGGAACACGGGACAGGTATCGTTGTCCATGGCCATGGCCTGGTTGGGCCAGCCGTCAACCTGATAGGTTGCCACTACCTTGTTGCCGTAGCTGCCTTGAGCAAGACCAGAGGTGGATTGCACCACATTGAAGCTGCAGGATGCACCTGAGGCCAGGCTGGCGCAGCTTGCCTCGACACCGGTCAGGTCGCCCAAGCCGGGCCACGGTAATCCTGAGAAGTCGTCGCTGTCGATGATGGACAGCACATTCAGGGCTGGCGTGTCGGCCGAGCTGGTGTTGGTGATGAGGTAGCTGTAGGTAATGTTCTGACCAATGAACACCCCTGTGATCGGATCACAATCGTTGGACTTGTCGACCGTGATGCTGGGCTGGAACAGGTTGACGCTGTGGCCGTCACTGTCGGTGAGCACATTGGCGAAGCCAATGGGGGAACAACTGACCTCGGCAGTGTTGACCACGGGGTCGGGATCGCCGGCCAGGACCACGCGAGACGCGTTGATCACATGCTGAGCGCCGGACGCCAGAGTGGCGGACTGACTGACGCCCAACAGGGTGTCGGTGATGGTGCACTCGAGGTCTGGGGTGTCAGCGGAGCTGGTGTTATCCAGGGTGATCACGTAATCGACGCTGTCGCCGACCTTGGACAGGGTGTCGCCGGTCTTGTCGAGGGTGATGCTGGCCTGGAACAGCTGGACGCTGTGGCCGTCGCTGTCGGTGAGCACATTGGCGAAGCCAATGGGTGAACAGCTTGCCTCGGCGGTGTTGAGCAGGGGATCGGGATCACCGGCCTGGACCACGCGAGACGCGTTGATCACATGCTGAGCGCCGGACGCCAGGGTGACGGACTCGCTGACTCCCAGCAGGGTGTCGGAGATGGTGCACTCGAGATCTGGCGTATCGCTGGAGCTGGTGTTATCCAGGGTGATCACGTAATCGACGCTGTCGCCGACCTTGGACAGGGTATCGCCGGTCTTGTCGAGGGCGATGCTGGCCTGGAACAGGTCGGTTGAGTGGCTGTCGGAGGCATCCAGGACATTGGGGAAACCATCCGGCGAGCAGCTCAGGTCGACGGTGTTGACCAGGGGGTCGGGATCGCCGGCCAGCACGGTGCGGCTCGGTGTCAGCACGGTATCACCCAGGGGCAGCGTGCCACTGAAGACCACGCCAAGCAGCGAGTCGGTAGCGGTACAGGTCAGCGCCGGGGTATCGGCAGAGCTGTTGTTGCTGAGGGTGATGCTGTAGTCGACATCATCGCCGACCTTGGACAGCGCGTCCCCTGTCTTGGCGGCAGCAATGGCCGGCTGGAACAGGTTGGTGCTGTGCATGGCGGAGGCATCCAGGATATTGGGGAAGCCATCCGGCGAGCAGCTCAGGTCGACGCTGTTGACCAGGGGATCGGGATCGCCGGCCAGCACGGTGCGACTGAGGTTGAGCACGGTATCACCCAGGGGCAGCGTGCCGTTGAAGACCTCGCCAAGCAGCGAGTCGGTGGCGGTACAGATCATGGCCGGGGTATCGGCTGAGCTGTTGTTGCTGAGGGTGATGCTGTAGTCGACGTCGTCACCGACCTTGGACAGCGCGTCCCCTGTCTTGGCGGCGGCAATGGCCGGCTGGAACAGGTTGGTGCTGTGCATGGCGGAGGCATCCAGGACATTGGGGAAGCCATCCGGCGAGCAGCTCAGGTCGACGGTGTTGACCAGGGGATCGGGATCGCCGGCCAGCACGGTGCGGGAGCGGTTGATCACGGTATCACCCAGGGGCAGCGTGCCACTGAAGACCTCACCAAACAGCGAGTCGGTGGCGGTACAGGTCAGCGCCGGGGTATCGGCAGAGCTGTTGTTGCTGAGGGTGATGCTGTAGTCGATGTCGTCACCGACCTTGGACAGTTCGTCCCCTGTCTTGGCGGCGGCGATGACCGGCTGGAACAGGTTGGTGCTGTGACCGTCGGAGGCTTCCAACACGTTGGGGAAACCGTCCGGCGAACAGGTCAGGGTAACGGTATTGACCAGGGGGTCGGGATCGCCGGCCTGCACGGTGTAGCTGGGGGTCAGCACGGTATCACCCAGGGGCAGCACATCGTCGAACACCACGCCAAGCAGCGAGTCGGTGGCGACACAGTGCAGGTCCGGGGTATCGGCTGAGCTGTTGTTGCTGAGGGTGATGCTGTAGTCGACGTCGTCGCCGACCTTGGACAGGTCATCGCCGGTCTTGTCCACGGCAATGGCCGGCTGGAACAGGTTCAGGCTGTGGTCGTCTGAATCCGTAACATCCGTGCCGTCCAGGGCGGCGGCATTGTCATAGGTGGCCGTGACGATGTTGTCGTAGGGGTCGGAAGCGCCTTCCGGGATGGTGTGCGCCACGCTGAAGGAGCAACTGCCGCCGGGTGCCAGTGGGTCACAGCTGCCCGGTGCGTCGCTGGTGATATTGCCCAGCTTGTCGTCGATGATGGATTCCAGGAACAGGGTGATTTCACCGGTGTTGGTGATCATGAAGTCATAGGTGACCTCATCGCCGATCTTGGCCAGCTCTTCACCGTCCTTGACGACCTCGATGCTGCAGAGATCGAAGCCGCCCTGGGCGAAGTCCTTCAGCTCACTGTTGAAGGACTGCGAGGAACGGGTCTTGGCCTGGACCGTGCTGAAGCAGGGGGTGACCCCCAACAGCTCGGTGACGTTGACGCCGATCTCGGTAAAGGCGTTCTGTTCCAGCTCGGTGACCACGGCGCCGTGCCTGTCGTAGCTGTCCCAGGGGCCGGTGTCGATGGTGGTGGCGTTGTTGAAGGCGCAGGCGGTGTCGGTCATGTCGCAGCCTTCACCCTGCAGCTCCTCGACCAGCACGTACTCGGAGCCATCCCAACGGCGGATCTCGACGAAGCCGAGGCTGCCGCCCCTTTCGAAGTCCATGACCAGCAGCAGGTCGTTGACCGCTTTCTCGCCGACGAATTCGCAGGGCGGATCGTCATCGGCGCCGGCACTCAGGTCGTCGCCACAGGGGGTTGCC belongs to Gallaecimonas sp. GXIMD4217 and includes:
- a CDS encoding Ig-like domain-containing protein; its protein translation is MPTHKNKILAALGLSTALLVAAPVSALPQHAQAAAQQSQSQAAQHTQALIAQAKNWQKAKGANKAKAYARLEKLAEKRLALLKKLAEKHPDQVLAVAIPEDKQDLFPPKVLAFIEQQLEVEGELSLLFADDFENPVNSRLEVELKTPFGDTLAIKGAGRDQALQHGLQVRAKGVLLAKGEEEGQEVLAVNPDDILFLGAENSPSYGTTPGAPANTFGEQRTLVMMVNFQDDRSEPYTRAQVEANFDEVDAFIREASYGQAWMNTTVTNWLRLPISGSTCDRSLIVQEAEKAAAASGLKVSDFDRLVYTWPYVSSCGFSGVGSVGGSPSRAFFNGIDVISLSQTAHEIGHNLGLQHSHDLMCNGETLGDNCSVREYGDGADLMGSGKGHFNVHQKDRLGWLDGRIQTVTSSGSYRIAPQEFDASAPLALKVLKGVNSSLYNTNDWYFVELRQPVGFDSPLGNYSDLHNLTDGVTIHSGNERYGHTSYLLDMNPGTSTFSDAALETGRDYVDNDAGVVISTQSVDGSGAEVYIEVAGGGEPVCTSASPSLSVTPGQSPWVAAGTQVSYQVTLTNNDSAACSSRSFALSAAVASGWSRYFGNSALTLAPGASASTSLKVTSASTAADGFYDVNVSGGGASQTVIYVVDSPAGNSAPVAQNDSATTDAGQAVTINVLANDSDPDGDTLTVTSVSGVNGSAKINSNGSISFTPASGFSGTETFSYSVSDGKGGSDSATVTVNVLAGNSAPVAVNDSASTQAGQSVTIKVLANDHDPDGDSLTITGTSGVNGSARINSDGSISFTPASGFSGTETFSYNISDGKGGSASASVSVTVAPAEPANEAPMALADSASVSGGSVTIAVLGNDYDPDGDTIKVVSVTQGSKGSVRINSDGSVTYTPGKRFKNGDSFSYTISDGELTATAQVSIGSTSSGGGKGRGNKH